Proteins from a single region of Acidianus ambivalens:
- a CDS encoding SLC13 family permease gives MNYFSLAVMIITYSLIATRGLTKIPPWASMFFGGVLMIILGVLTPEKALSAINLDVILFLITIFTFASALEVSGFLKYVAYAIISKFKRPDKVLFSVLVTSGLLSNLVTNDGLSASWTPVILEMKKEMKIDEKPFLYALAFGVTIGSVMFPTGNPQNLLIALDSGIKNPFLVFIEYLSIPTLLNLVLTYPILRLMFRKYLPNLTFNPDKIEIENKRLAYLSFILLLVTIVLFFTLSYVGIDILLGSLTTSSILLLISPERRDIVRRIDWSTIIFFIGLFIFTEGILCGGVIAEMSKFLPPPTSILLIFISSILLSQILSNVPLVAIYIPILFEYHSTSIADWLALAAGSTIAGNLTLIGAASNIIISEASENRGGKGFGFFEFIAYSLPVLLLNSFILYLFLLLEAP, from the coding sequence ATGAATTATTTCTCCTTAGCAGTGATGATTATAACATATTCTTTAATAGCTACTAGAGGTCTTACTAAAATACCGCCATGGGCTTCAATGTTTTTTGGAGGAGTCTTAATGATAATACTAGGAGTATTAACTCCTGAAAAGGCTCTATCAGCAATTAACCTTGACGTAATCCTTTTCCTAATAACTATTTTTACGTTTGCCTCTGCTTTAGAAGTTTCTGGCTTTCTTAAATATGTTGCATATGCTATAATTTCCAAGTTTAAAAGACCAGATAAGGTGCTCTTTAGTGTCTTAGTTACTTCTGGTCTGCTCTCTAATTTGGTTACAAACGACGGATTATCAGCGAGTTGGACTCCAGTAATTTTGGAAATGAAAAAGGAAATGAAAATAGATGAAAAGCCTTTCCTTTATGCCTTAGCTTTTGGTGTAACCATAGGAAGCGTTATGTTTCCTACTGGGAATCCTCAAAATCTTTTAATAGCTCTAGATTCTGGGATAAAGAATCCGTTTCTCGTGTTTATAGAGTATTTATCAATTCCTACTCTACTTAATCTTGTATTAACTTACCCAATCTTAAGGCTGATGTTTAGAAAATATTTGCCTAATCTTACGTTTAATCCTGATAAAATAGAGATAGAAAATAAAAGGTTAGCTTATTTATCCTTTATTCTTCTTTTAGTAACTATAGTTCTATTCTTCACATTAAGCTACGTCGGTATAGATATACTTCTAGGCTCTCTTACTACATCTTCAATTTTACTTTTAATATCTCCAGAGAGAAGAGATATTGTAAGAAGAATTGATTGGAGTACCATAATTTTCTTCATAGGTTTATTTATATTTACGGAGGGAATACTCTGCGGAGGCGTAATTGCAGAAATGTCAAAATTTTTACCGCCTCCAACTTCAATTCTTCTCATATTTATATCTTCAATTCTTTTAAGCCAAATTTTATCTAACGTTCCCCTTGTTGCAATTTATATTCCAATATTGTTTGAGTATCATTCAACCTCAATTGCTGATTGGCTAGCGCTAGCTGCAGGGAGTACAATAGCTGGAAATCTTACTTTAATAGGTGCTGCAAGTAATATAATAATTTCAGAAGCGTCAGAAAATAGAGGAGGAAAAGGATTTGGATTTTTCGAATTTATAGCTTACTCATTACCAGTACTTTTATTGAATTCCTTCATCCTTTATTTATTTCTTTTGTTGGAAGCTCCTTGA
- a CDS encoding acyl-CoA thioesterase, whose amino-acid sequence MKLSETKVRTQNIVHYEQSNFMGRLHGGDMLKFLVDTGMLSAIKVAKATSVIASLDNVVFKKGANLGDIIEVEAYVVYVGNTSMEVEMSAYRGDEKIVTATGVYVKIDENFRPQKVGEVIEYDNEEEKAIIERAMKRRQNRIRSMKSNEDQTKGLRFRITNAVYISPDLTYDGKIISAGKLLKMMDDLGGSLALKFIGYKGYDKYSDTVVTVAISNMSFYSPIKLGDIIEINAGLTYVGRTSLDVLINVFKNGKEKVTEAYFSYVRVDNEGRPKEMPRYYPETEVEKNLWQEAIKRRNLQIKEKNL is encoded by the coding sequence TTGAAGCTCTCAGAAACTAAGGTAAGGACTCAGAATATTGTACATTACGAGCAATCAAATTTCATGGGAAGACTACATGGAGGCGACATGTTGAAATTTCTAGTAGACACTGGAATGCTTTCTGCAATAAAAGTTGCAAAGGCTACTAGCGTAATAGCTTCTTTAGACAATGTAGTGTTTAAAAAAGGAGCTAATCTAGGTGATATAATTGAAGTAGAAGCTTACGTAGTATATGTTGGAAATACGTCAATGGAAGTTGAAATGTCAGCATATAGAGGGGATGAGAAAATAGTTACTGCAACTGGAGTTTACGTTAAAATAGACGAGAATTTTAGACCACAAAAAGTTGGTGAAGTAATAGAATACGATAATGAGGAAGAGAAGGCTATAATTGAGAGGGCAATGAAGAGAAGGCAGAATAGGATAAGAAGTATGAAAAGTAATGAAGATCAAACAAAAGGTTTAAGGTTTAGGATAACAAACGCTGTGTATATATCGCCTGACCTAACTTATGATGGTAAAATAATATCTGCAGGCAAACTTCTTAAAATGATGGATGACTTAGGTGGTTCTTTGGCTTTAAAATTCATAGGCTATAAAGGATATGACAAGTACTCTGACACCGTGGTTACTGTTGCAATATCTAATATGAGCTTTTATTCTCCAATAAAGCTCGGGGATATAATAGAAATTAACGCAGGTTTAACTTATGTAGGAAGGACGTCACTTGACGTTTTAATCAATGTTTTCAAAAACGGTAAAGAAAAAGTTACAGAGGCTTACTTCTCATATGTAAGGGTTGATAATGAGGGTAGACCCAAGGAAATGCCTAGATATTATCCAGAAACTGAAGTAGAGAAAAATCTGTGGCAGGAGGCTATAAAGAGGAGGAATTTGCAAATCAAGGAGAAAAATCTTTAA
- a CDS encoding ATP-binding protein — translation MTSDELINNIKDRVDKAKALAITLGSIIGKVSPNSPNKIDEENYTVNVVVDPYTYYKYSFLGRIGVFLGAIDIKTLYFILLRVIGYERSDVKSFLFDNNFVSNVEEETPGTLINNVTLKCEMLTKIDILSSSEPSPADIVIEPQSPVILPNADLIERSLSLNRGLLKVGTLDYLDLDVKVSLSLDDLNYHALIIGTTGAGKTSFIKDLISGLYMIGEEGTKVFILDATGDYYHIFLPPDFTDKGVKQGIAEFEKLYGKLNKLETDVIFPITKTWIRKYAKSGKIESITSAYHELYVKPLLDYLDMKGLKVYSSVVGNQIILSNSQWNSKINLHPFFFRYRDVRKILYKLNPYFSEQASHFLKIFSSSKEAKECKTLEELIDLLDDSEFDKFKLHKSTRENILRGLYLLRETELFDLKAQRDLLVNVVKNSGNLIIFDIYNGELDDLSQKILTYYFLDRLFAFRERQMREGNIKGRFLIIIDEAHRFFPSSKGGEEDTNYVKRVAGKIATMMRLGRRRKIGFIFSTHNPSDLSDIIVQLANTKFIFRISKEIAEQLGLTPTEAKMLSWERNGVAYLISPWLRQGKVKIKVPVPPPIGHYDLSKT, via the coding sequence TTGACCAGCGATGAATTAATCAATAACATTAAAGATCGAGTCGATAAAGCAAAAGCTTTAGCAATAACGCTAGGTAGTATTATAGGAAAAGTATCTCCAAATTCTCCAAATAAAATAGATGAGGAAAACTATACAGTTAACGTTGTAGTAGATCCTTATACATATTATAAATACTCATTTTTAGGTAGAATAGGAGTTTTCCTTGGAGCAATAGATATAAAAACACTTTATTTTATCCTATTAAGAGTAATAGGATACGAGAGGAGTGATGTAAAATCGTTTCTTTTTGATAATAATTTCGTAAGTAATGTAGAAGAAGAAACTCCAGGGACTTTGATAAATAACGTTACACTAAAATGCGAAATGTTAACTAAAATAGATATACTTTCATCATCTGAACCTTCCCCTGCAGATATTGTAATAGAACCTCAGTCTCCAGTTATTTTACCAAATGCGGACTTGATAGAGAGGTCATTAAGCCTTAATAGAGGGCTATTAAAAGTTGGGACTTTGGATTACCTAGATCTAGATGTTAAAGTTAGTTTAAGTCTAGATGATTTGAATTACCACGCACTAATTATAGGAACTACTGGGGCAGGAAAGACTTCTTTCATAAAGGACTTAATTTCCGGTTTGTATATGATAGGCGAGGAAGGTACAAAAGTATTCATATTAGATGCTACTGGCGATTATTACCACATTTTCCTACCCCCAGACTTTACAGATAAAGGAGTAAAGCAGGGTATTGCAGAATTTGAGAAATTATATGGTAAATTAAATAAACTGGAAACAGATGTTATATTCCCAATAACAAAGACCTGGATTAGAAAATACGCTAAATCTGGAAAGATAGAATCTATTACTTCGGCATATCATGAGCTATACGTTAAACCTCTTTTGGATTACCTTGACATGAAAGGCCTTAAAGTATATTCCTCAGTTGTAGGAAATCAAATAATTTTGTCAAATAGCCAGTGGAATTCAAAGATAAATCTTCATCCCTTTTTCTTTAGGTACCGAGACGTTAGGAAAATCTTATATAAACTTAATCCTTACTTCAGTGAGCAAGCATCTCATTTCCTTAAAATATTTTCCTCAAGTAAGGAAGCTAAGGAATGTAAAACTTTAGAGGAATTAATAGACTTACTGGACGATTCTGAGTTTGATAAGTTTAAATTACACAAGAGTACAAGGGAAAATATTCTAAGGGGATTATACTTACTTAGAGAAACCGAATTGTTTGACTTAAAAGCTCAAAGAGACCTTTTAGTTAATGTAGTGAAAAATTCTGGAAATTTAATAATTTTTGATATTTATAACGGAGAGCTTGATGATCTTTCTCAGAAAATACTGACTTACTACTTCCTAGATAGATTATTCGCATTTAGGGAAAGGCAAATGAGGGAAGGCAATATTAAAGGAAGATTTCTAATAATTATAGATGAAGCTCATAGATTCTTCCCATCGAGTAAAGGTGGTGAGGAAGATACTAATTACGTAAAGAGAGTTGCAGGAAAAATAGCCACAATGATGAGGTTAGGAAGAAGGAGGAAAATAGGATTCATATTTTCTACTCACAATCCTTCTGATTTAAGCGATATAATTGTTCAATTAGCTAATACAAAGTTTATTTTCCGTATAAGCAAAGAAATTGCAGAACAGCTGGGTTTAACGCCCACAGAGGCTAAAATGCTTAGTTGGGAAAGAAACGGTGTTGCTTATTTAATTTCACCTTGGTTGAGACAAGGGAAAGTAAAAATTAAAGTTCCTGTTCCACCACCTATAGGACATTATGACTTGTCAAAGACGTGA
- a CDS encoding DNA double-strand break repair nuclease NurA, with protein MEILNSIVVNYVSKYLTITSLDDYVELNSTTSPSVLENEDIFFEVHPSSFNQEIYAVDGSSRSFVSGKGIISVSAVAISSSSIPIYGVYPSLDGEKELELKEPFIAVASSISENSKIDPYLYFGPYVSPISITGDPFYSTEGFEVIESEIRSVLETKALNVVKGKGKILVDGPLFPSYLYLTSKFKEKILEERKKILDSNFIGIVKRLDKSRGLIDSIDDRTRSIIYQKFRIDPKIFLSDESFILHLVRFNYSPPYKILALGPFSKRICNNTTVYMYYLIIPFHPYVSKFSILRIETLTKDPTILGMIASMGITKDGIPPLLALADFKAKKTSLALYRYIVSIVERLGIQASFYSRLSGELA; from the coding sequence ATGGAAATACTCAATAGCATTGTTGTAAATTATGTTTCGAAATATCTGACAATCACTTCCCTTGATGATTATGTAGAGTTAAACAGTACTACTTCTCCTTCTGTTTTAGAGAATGAGGACATATTCTTTGAAGTTCATCCTTCTTCATTCAATCAGGAAATTTACGCAGTAGATGGAAGTAGTAGGAGCTTTGTATCTGGCAAAGGCATAATAAGCGTCTCGGCTGTCGCGATTTCATCTTCCTCAATTCCTATTTATGGAGTTTATCCTTCTTTAGATGGAGAAAAAGAGCTAGAATTAAAAGAACCTTTTATAGCAGTAGCTTCCTCAATATCCGAGAATTCTAAAATTGACCCTTACCTATATTTTGGCCCTTATGTTTCTCCAATTTCTATAACAGGAGATCCTTTTTATTCAACTGAAGGATTTGAGGTTATAGAAAGTGAAATAAGATCAGTATTAGAGACTAAGGCACTAAATGTTGTCAAAGGTAAAGGTAAAATATTAGTCGACGGTCCTCTTTTTCCTTCCTATTTGTATTTAACTTCAAAGTTTAAGGAAAAAATTTTGGAAGAAAGAAAAAAGATATTAGATAGTAATTTTATAGGTATAGTGAAAAGATTAGATAAATCTAGAGGATTAATTGATTCAATAGATGATAGAACAAGGTCAATAATTTACCAAAAATTTAGGATTGACCCAAAAATATTCCTCTCCGACGAGTCCTTTATACTTCATCTTGTAAGGTTTAATTATTCGCCACCTTACAAAATTCTTGCATTAGGTCCTTTCTCTAAGAGAATATGTAACAACACGACAGTCTATATGTATTACTTGATCATTCCCTTTCATCCTTACGTTTCCAAATTCTCTATCTTAAGAATAGAGACACTAACTAAAGATCCAACAATTTTGGGAATGATAGCATCTATGGGAATAACAAAAGACGGAATCCCGCCATTATTAGCTTTGGCAGACTTTAAAGCAAAGAAGACCAGTTTAGCTCTCTATAGATACATAGTATCAATAGTAGAAAGGCTAGGAATTCAGGCTAGCTTTTACAGTAGGCTATCTGGTGAGCTGGCTTGA
- a CDS encoding FAD-dependent oxidoreductase: MDKVVVLGGGAAGMSASSRVRRLNPEAEITVFEETKMVSHAPCGVPYFVEGLFNDENLFMTYTPSFFIEKRKINVKINEKVEEVDLSSRVVKVNENGTRKNVEFDYLVITLGSKPKKVKEEGDRIFYAHHPANAVELRKALWSLNKIAIIGGGILGVEMAEALSNIGKKVILIHRGGYVLNKMLDEDMGKVITSSMDVELRLNESLEEIKEGGRLVITDKGKYEVDGTLIAIGVEPNVDLVKDQVKIGETGAVWVDSHMRTSVRNVYAAGDVAESIHMVTKKPIWMPFAPVANKMGFVAGSNIAGKEMEFPGVVGTMITKYKDYFIAKTGISEAEAKRYGIKVYSAMIKSKTRARYYPGGKDIYVKLIAEEGSNKIVGGQIIGGEEVLGRIDMLAAIIMKGFTVEETFFVEMGYLPAIATVWDPVIIATRQLMKAE, from the coding sequence ATGGACAAAGTAGTAGTCTTAGGTGGCGGAGCTGCAGGAATGAGCGCTTCTTCTAGAGTAAGGAGGCTTAATCCCGAGGCCGAAATTACGGTTTTTGAAGAAACTAAAATGGTGAGTCACGCACCTTGTGGAGTTCCTTATTTTGTTGAAGGGCTTTTTAACGACGAAAACTTATTTATGACTTATACGCCTTCTTTCTTTATAGAGAAAAGGAAGATAAATGTTAAAATAAATGAGAAAGTTGAAGAAGTAGACTTATCCTCTAGGGTTGTAAAAGTTAACGAGAACGGAACAAGGAAAAACGTAGAGTTTGACTACTTGGTCATAACTTTAGGTTCTAAGCCTAAAAAAGTAAAGGAAGAAGGAGATAGAATATTTTATGCCCATCACCCAGCAAATGCCGTAGAATTAAGAAAGGCTCTTTGGAGTTTAAATAAAATAGCAATTATAGGTGGAGGAATTCTCGGAGTAGAAATGGCTGAAGCTCTTTCCAATATAGGTAAGAAAGTAATACTCATTCATAGAGGAGGATATGTCCTTAATAAAATGTTAGATGAAGATATGGGCAAAGTAATTACCTCAAGTATGGACGTAGAGCTTAGATTAAATGAAAGTTTAGAAGAAATTAAGGAAGGAGGAAGATTAGTAATTACAGACAAAGGAAAGTATGAAGTAGACGGAACGTTAATAGCTATAGGCGTAGAACCTAACGTCGATTTAGTAAAAGATCAAGTCAAAATTGGAGAGACCGGTGCTGTATGGGTAGATTCTCATATGAGGACTAGCGTTAGGAATGTTTATGCTGCAGGCGATGTAGCAGAGAGTATTCACATGGTAACTAAAAAGCCTATTTGGATGCCTTTTGCTCCAGTAGCTAATAAGATGGGTTTCGTAGCAGGCAGTAATATAGCAGGTAAAGAAATGGAATTTCCTGGCGTAGTTGGAACGATGATAACTAAATATAAGGATTACTTTATAGCAAAAACTGGTATTTCTGAGGCTGAAGCTAAACGTTACGGAATTAAAGTTTATTCGGCAATGATAAAATCTAAGACTAGGGCAAGGTATTATCCTGGAGGAAAAGACATTTATGTAAAACTCATTGCCGAAGAGGGAAGTAATAAGATAGTTGGAGGTCAAATAATAGGCGGAGAAGAAGTTCTGGGAAGGATTGATATGTTAGCTGCAATTATTATGAAAGGATTTACGGTAGAGGAAACGTTTTTCGTGGAAATGGGATATTTACCTGCTATAGCAACAGTATGGGATCCAGTGATAATAGCAACTAGGCAATTAATGAAAGCTGAATAG
- a CDS encoding bifunctional phosphoglucose/phosphomannose isomerase, translated as MLENYLKWDSLFDQAIKEAKEINFEIKTDKVIFTGMGGSYIPGKIAEILDYNVDYRAITGIPRKVDENTTLIAMSYSGTTSETIQAVKEGLEKGSKIVVISSDGNLEKIAEDHKEKIYFIKVKGLSQTRYSFPVLITPLLKILSTVSINKINLDELKEGVIENKEKYKDLGKKLSTKIIGKIPVFYASTYFPIAIRFKQEINENAKSPAFYGEIPEVNHNEVESYVRGKDLLLPIVIGNESIDDVTASVLNAERIIPPSSSKLKNISSLVLLAGLTSIYLADTLKENPEKLNIIPKCRERTSVIFKG; from the coding sequence ATGCTTGAAAATTATCTAAAATGGGATTCGCTCTTTGATCAAGCTATAAAAGAAGCTAAAGAAATAAATTTCGAAATAAAAACCGATAAAGTAATATTTACTGGAATGGGAGGAAGTTATATACCGGGTAAGATAGCGGAGATCTTGGATTATAACGTGGATTATAGGGCAATTACTGGCATACCTAGGAAAGTTGATGAGAATACAACATTAATAGCCATGAGCTATTCCGGCACAACCAGTGAAACTATACAAGCGGTTAAAGAAGGATTAGAAAAAGGCTCAAAAATAGTAGTAATATCTTCTGACGGCAATCTAGAAAAAATTGCAGAAGATCACAAGGAAAAGATATATTTTATTAAGGTTAAAGGCTTATCCCAAACTAGATACTCATTCCCAGTACTTATAACGCCTTTATTAAAAATCTTGTCAACAGTTTCAATAAATAAGATAAATTTAGATGAATTGAAAGAAGGAGTAATAGAAAATAAAGAAAAATATAAGGATCTTGGGAAAAAGTTATCTACTAAGATTATAGGTAAAATTCCAGTATTTTATGCTTCAACTTACTTCCCTATTGCAATAAGGTTTAAACAAGAAATAAATGAAAATGCAAAATCTCCCGCTTTTTACGGTGAAATACCAGAAGTTAATCACAATGAGGTAGAAAGCTATGTTAGAGGAAAAGACTTACTTTTGCCAATAGTTATAGGTAATGAAAGCATTGATGACGTTACAGCAAGCGTTCTTAATGCTGAAAGAATAATACCTCCATCATCATCTAAATTAAAGAACATATCTTCGTTGGTGTTGCTTGCTGGTTTAACTTCCATCTACCTAGCAGACACGTTAAAGGAAAATCCAGAAAAGCTTAATATTATTCCAAAGTGTAGAGAGCGTACATCTGTTATATTTAAAGGATAG